ATAATCAAAACTTGCCCCTTAGTGAAACAGAACAGGCGGCGCCCATGTCTTTCTATGGCCTTAGCAAGCATACAGTGGAACGCTATTTGGAACTGTACCAGCGGTTGCATGGTCTGGAATATGCAGCGCTGCGCTTTGCCAACGTTTATGGTGAACGTCAAGGAGACGGCGGCGAAGGTGGCGTGGTTAGCATTTTCACTCGTTTGCTGCGCCAAGGGCGTTCGTTGCAGTTGTTTGGCGATGGCAGGCAGACGAGGGATTTCGTTTACGCTGGAGATGTGGCGGCTGCAGTGGTAGCGTCGCTGGCTTCACAAGTGCCTTCCGGCACATACAATGTCAGTACGGAAAAACAAACATCTTTGTTGGAGTTAATTGAGACGTTGAGTCGAATTTCCGGCGAGAAGCCTCAAGTGGTGCTGGATAAACCTAGAGCCGGAGATATATTGCATTCAGCGCTGAATTCCAGTCGTTTGCAACAAGCGGCTGACTGGAGGCCGCAGATGCCGTTGGAAGAAGGTCTGCGACGCACGTATGGTGCCATGGGGTGAATAAAGAATAGCATTAGGAGGATGAAATAGTTGCAACAGCGCTGGATTATGGTTACGTTGCTGTGTTTGATTTTATTCTTTTTCCAGCTAGGATCGCTGCCTTTGCTGGATCCGGATGAACCGGTGTATGCACAGACGGCGAAGGAAATGCTGGCGGCGGGCGATTGGCTTTCCCCCCGAATTTTTGGTGAGGTTTGGTTTGATAAGCCGCCTATGTATTATTGGCTGGTGGCGGGAGCTACCATGTTGCTGGGACCCACGGAGTGGGCGGCGCGAGTGCCTGCGGCCGCCATGGCGCTGGGAACGGTTTGGCTTGTTTACGTCTTCATGCAGCGTCGTTTTGGCAGTGCTAGTGCTGCGGCTTCCGCTGTAGTTCTGGCTACTAGTTTGGAGTTCTTTTATTTGGCCAAGGGGGCTGTGACCGATAGTACGCTGACCTTTTTCCTGACAGCCTGCTTGTTGGCGTATTGGGAGAAACGAATGATGCTGGCGTATGTGCTGGCGGCGCTGGCTACCTTAACCAAGGGGCCAGTGGGATTGTTATTTCCAGGCACAATTTTATTGTTGGAACTGGTAAGCCGCGGCGATTGGCGTGGCTTTGTCAAATTGCAGCTGCCTAAGGGCCTGCTAGTGTATGCGGCAGTTGCTTTGCCTTGGTATATTGCCATGTATTCGGTTCATGGCCAAGTGTTTATTGATACCTTTTTGGGCATGCACAATGTGACACGCTTTACTTCTGCAGAGCATGACGTGTCTAATGTGTGGACCTATTTTGTACCGGTTTTGATTTTGGGCTTTTTCCCTTGGATTACCCTGTTGCCGCAGACCGTTTGGCTTGCATGGAAGGAAACGCAGTATGAGCGTCGAACGCTGCGGTTTCTACTCCTTTGGGCGGCTTTTATTTTCGTCTTTTTTACGATTGCCAAGACTAAATTAGTGTCTTATATTTTGCCTATGTTTCCGCCGTTGGCCATGTTGGTGGGGTGGCGCTTAAGCCGTCTTTGGGTGCAGCCTGTGAGGCAGCGCGCCTGGGCGATTGCTTGCGCCATTTTACATGGCTTGTTGGCGGCAGGACTAGTCTATGGTCAGAGATTAATGCCGGAATTGGCTTTAGGAGCATTTCTTGCAGCCTGTATTTTACTTGTTACTGGGGCTGGATCTTTCTGGCTGATTTGGCGGGGCGGCTATCTCTCCGCTTGGGCAACATTAACTGCTGGCGCCAGCGCCTTTTTGTTGACGTTGGTGTTGGTACTGCTGCCTTTGGCGGCGCCTCAATTTACTGCCAAGGAAATTGCCGAGGATTTTAAGG
This genomic window from uncultured Anaeromusa sp. contains:
- a CDS encoding NAD-dependent epimerase/dehydratase family protein yields the protein MKHVLVTGGAGFIGSHLTPQLLAAGWQVTVLDDLSSGNRAYVPTEAAFVEQDVRDAAALAKFFAVNDFEAVVHFAAQTMVPVSLAKPVYDCELNVVATVELLEQCRLHGVRKVIFASSAAVYGDNQNLPLSETEQAAPMSFYGLSKHTVERYLELYQRLHGLEYAALRFANVYGERQGDGGEGGVVSIFTRLLRQGRSLQLFGDGRQTRDFVYAGDVAAAVVASLASQVPSGTYNVSTEKQTSLLELIETLSRISGEKPQVVLDKPRAGDILHSALNSSRLQQAADWRPQMPLEEGLRRTYGAMG
- a CDS encoding glycosyltransferase family 39 protein, which codes for MQQRWIMVTLLCLILFFFQLGSLPLLDPDEPVYAQTAKEMLAAGDWLSPRIFGEVWFDKPPMYYWLVAGATMLLGPTEWAARVPAAAMALGTVWLVYVFMQRRFGSASAAASAVVLATSLEFFYLAKGAVTDSTLTFFLTACLLAYWEKRMMLAYVLAALATLTKGPVGLLFPGTILLLELVSRGDWRGFVKLQLPKGLLVYAAVALPWYIAMYSVHGQVFIDTFLGMHNVTRFTSAEHDVSNVWTYFVPVLILGFFPWITLLPQTVWLAWKETQYERRTLRFLLLWAAFIFVFFTIAKTKLVSYILPMFPPLAMLVGWRLSRLWVQPVRQRAWAIACAILHGLLAAGLVYGQRLMPELALGAFLAACILLVTGAGSFWLIWRGGYLSAWATLTAGASAFLLTLVLVLLPLAAPQFTAKEIAEDFKANYDGSSAVYVIKFLRPGFVYYTDTPTAEVGTTLFQNKVDTRAVLQQMVSRQERAYFVLRLSDYRLLSEEEQMKMTILSTRYEVLLLLKEGPL